A single window of Gossypium arboreum isolate Shixiya-1 chromosome 13, ASM2569848v2, whole genome shotgun sequence DNA harbors:
- the LOC108461302 gene encoding probable protein S-acyltransferase 17, translating to MSLHWALICHGLITLTIVVSFLCGQWPIFQGTPISSIHRFLTFGAYQYFLRFIGAVFGDRGTNLILSVEYYCCDRPNPILQLIYLAIIGTTYYIIVKTSFSYIPGYYLSEAHRYASFLAIAVGILLFLVTSFSDPGTVKADNVSRYLSAYPYDNIIYTEKECPTCKIPKPARSKHCSLCNRCVARFDHHCGWMNNCIGERNTRYFLAFLLWHFLLCIYGTIAIGLVLAGRLKELQIVHVLTVYYGVDNSLRSLAPYVVQWLLDAHNTQILLMVFMGVVSLLLAGFFAYHANLCLTNTTTNETFKWQDYISWQKKLIEARASTAALKANIAGMTTEGKPQESKCKSFFRRSLLQDTEAIVKKNVYDKGFFHNLYEVVFPVSTRASFLHTKSKSG from the exons ATGTCTTTGCATTGGGCATTGATATGCCATGGGTTGATAACTCTTACAATAGTTGTTTCCTTCCTTTGTGGGCAGTGGCCTATCTTCCAAGGAACACCCATCAGCTCTATCCATCGTTTCCTCACTTTCGGAGCTTATCAATACTTCCT GAGGTTTATTGGGGCTGTTTTTGGAGATAGAGGAACAAATTTGATCCTTTCCGTTGAGTATTATTGTTGTGATAGGCCTAATCCTATCTTACAG CTTATATACTTGGCAATAATTGGAACGACTTATTACATTATAGTGAAGACGTCTTTTAGCTATATTCCTGGGTACTATCTGAGTGAAGCTCATAG GTACGCAAGTTTTTTGGCTATTGCTGTCGGCATTCTGCTCTTTCTAGTAACTAGCTTTTCTGATCCGGGGACTGTGAAGGCTGATAATGTTTCACGATATCTATCTGCTTATCCTTATGACAATATCATCTATACCGAGAAAGAATGTCCCACTTGTAAAATTCCAAA ACCTGCTAGATCGAAGCACTGCAGCTTATGCAATCGATGTGTTGCTCGCTTTGATCATCACTGTGGATGGATG AATAACTGTATTGGGGAGAGAAATACCCGATACTTCTTGGCTTTTCTTTTATG GCATTTCCTTCTTTGCATTTATGGGACAATTGCTATTGGATTGGTTCTTGCTGGACGATTGAAAGAATTGCAAATTGTGCATGTTTTAACAG TTTATTATGGTGTGGATAATTCTCTTCGCAGTTTAGCTCCGTATGTCGTACAG TGGCTATTAGACGCACATAACACCCAGATACTTCTTATGGTGTTCATGGGTGTAGTTTCTCTCTTATTAGCGGGTTTCTTCGCATATCACGCTAATCTTTGTCTCACGAACACGACAACAAATGAG ACCTTCAAGTGGCAAGACTACATAAGCTGGCAGAAGAAACTGATTGAAGCACGAGCGAGTACAGCGGCACTGAAAGCGAACATCGCCGGGATGACTACTGAAGGAAAGCCTCAAGAGAGCAAATGTAAATCCTTCTTCAGACGGTCCCTTCTACAGGATACTGAAGCCATTGTAAAGAAGAATGTGTATGATAAAGGGTTCTTTCACAATCTCTACGAGGTCGTTTTCCCAGTTTCAACAAGAGCATCATTTTTGCATACTAAATCGAAATCCGGCTAA
- the LOC108461303 gene encoding adenylyl-sulfate kinase 3-like → MHIYIETQKTSKELKMSTVGNSTNIFWQESPVGKLERQKLLHQKSCVVWITGLSGSGKSTLACSLSRELFTRGNLSYVLDGDNLRHGLNQDLGFKAEDRTENIRRVGEVAKLFADAGLICIASLISPYRKDRDSCRAMFPDANFIEVFMNMPLTLCEERDPKGLYKLARAGKIKGFTGIDDPYEPPLNCEIEIKQKAGVCPTPGAMVGEVVTYLEEKGYLQHQ, encoded by the exons ATGCATATTTATATAGAGACACAGAAGACAAGCAAAGAACTTAAGATGTCGACGGTCGGAAATTCAACCAATATATTTTGGCAAGAATCGCCTGTAGGGAAGCTTGAAAGGCAGAAACTCCTTCACCAAAAGAGTTGTGTTGTATGGATCACAGGTCTCAGTGGATCAG GTAAAAGCACACTTGCATGTTCATTAAGTAGGGAACTCTTTACAAGGGGAAATCTATCTTACGTACTCGACGGAGACAACCTTCGACACGGATTAAACCAGGATCTCGGTTTCAAGGCCGAAGATCGAACAGAAAATATACGCAGAGTTG GTGAAGTTGCAAAGCTGTTTGCAGATGCTGGTTTAATCTGCATAGCCAGTCTAATATCTCCCTATAGGAAAGACCGAGATTCATGCCGTGCTATGTTTCCGGATGCCAACTTTATAGAG GTTTTCATGAACATGCCTCTAACATTGTGTGAAGAAAGAGACCCGAAAGGCCTTTACAAGCTCGCACGTGCCGGAAAGATTAAAG GTTTTACAGGCATAGATGATCCTTACGAACCGCCATTGAACTGTGAG ATCGAAATAAAGCAGAAAGCCGGAGTTTGTCCGACACCAGGAGCTATGGTAGGGGAAGTAGTTACGTACTTGGAGGAGAAAGGATATCTGCAACATCAGTAA